A stretch of the Hyphomicrobiales bacterium genome encodes the following:
- a CDS encoding glutamine amidotransferase: MSKNILIILHQASSSPGRVGQMLIKKGYTLDIRRPRFGEPLPETMDDHHGAIIFGGPMSANDTDDFVKKEIDWCGVPLRDKTPFLGICLGAQMLVKHLGGDVFGHKEGMAEVGYYPLQDLRENTDGQIMPAAPDFMYQWHREGFSVPSSARLLMRSEMFENQAISVGENAFGVQFHTELTFAMLYRWLVTGVERTKLPGAQTRALHLEGRLIYDAAIRSWLDKFLDNWLNAAHKH, translated from the coding sequence ATGTCTAAAAATATTCTCATCATTCTACACCAAGCATCCTCTTCTCCTGGTCGAGTGGGTCAAATGCTGATTAAAAAAGGCTACACCCTCGATATACGCCGCCCGCGCTTTGGCGAACCTTTGCCTGAAACAATGGATGATCATCACGGGGCGATCATTTTCGGCGGACCTATGAGTGCCAATGACACTGATGATTTTGTGAAGAAGGAAATTGACTGGTGCGGCGTACCTCTGCGTGACAAGACTCCTTTTCTAGGCATCTGCCTTGGTGCCCAAATGCTCGTCAAACACCTTGGAGGCGACGTCTTTGGGCACAAAGAAGGTATGGCAGAGGTGGGTTATTACCCCCTTCAAGATCTGCGAGAAAACACCGATGGTCAGATTATGCCTGCAGCACCCGATTTTATGTATCAATGGCATCGGGAAGGCTTCTCAGTGCCTTCAAGCGCTCGCCTTCTCATGCGCAGCGAGATGTTCGAAAATCAGGCCATTTCTGTCGGTGAAAATGCCTTTGGTGTTCAGTTCCATACAGAGCTTACTTTCGCGATGTTATATCGCTGGCTGGTAACGGGAGTTGAACGCACCAAATTACCCGGTGCACAAACCCGTGCTCTGCATCTTGAGGGCCGATTGATCTACGATGCCGCCATCCGTTCATGGCTGGATAAGTTTCTGGATAACTGGCTTAATGCCGCCCACAAACATTAA
- a CDS encoding YiiX/YebB-like N1pC/P60 family cysteine hydrolase produces MSESHRLTILDRIGKLLAGRLAAKASGYVPYTPSDLTTMRQVLEPGDIILVEGNQKVSLAIKYLTQSTWSHAAMYVGDAVSVPVDETNDPADRPCLIEVNLGQGCIAAPLSKYETYNTRICRPVGLTEEDRNTVTQFMVSKLGLQYDHTNIFDMLRYFFPIPIPHRFRRRMIALGSGDPSRAICSSLIAQAFQSVGYPILPVFAYNSDEGECRHDYCYKEVLHIRHHSLFAPRDFDLSPHFMVVKPTVEKGFNYQAMKWSGEVADYDVLKKSPPKMTAQSNATPENTPVKAKA; encoded by the coding sequence ATGTCAGAGTCACATAGACTTACTATTCTAGACCGAATTGGTAAGCTTCTCGCCGGCAGGCTAGCTGCGAAGGCGAGCGGCTATGTGCCTTATACTCCGTCTGATTTGACAACCATGCGCCAAGTGCTCGAGCCAGGCGACATCATATTGGTTGAAGGCAATCAAAAAGTATCGCTGGCCATCAAATACCTCACTCAATCAACTTGGTCCCATGCTGCCATGTATGTGGGTGATGCTGTCAGTGTGCCAGTCGACGAAACTAATGACCCCGCTGATCGCCCCTGTTTGATTGAAGTGAATCTGGGTCAAGGCTGCATCGCGGCACCGCTTTCGAAATATGAAACCTATAACACCCGCATTTGTCGGCCTGTGGGGCTCACCGAAGAAGACCGGAATACTGTCACTCAATTCATGGTGTCAAAGCTTGGTCTGCAATATGACCACACGAATATCTTTGACATGCTGCGGTATTTTTTTCCCATACCCATACCACACCGGTTTCGCCGCCGGATGATTGCGCTAGGATCGGGTGATCCCAGCCGCGCCATCTGTTCATCCTTAATTGCGCAAGCTTTTCAATCAGTTGGTTATCCCATTCTACCGGTTTTCGCTTACAATTCCGATGAAGGTGAGTGCCGCCATGATTATTGCTATAAAGAGGTGTTGCACATCAGACACCATTCACTATTTGCTCCGCGCGACTTTGATCTTTCTCCACACTTTATGGTCGTCAAACCAACAGTGGAAAAAGGCTTCAACTATCAGGCTATGAAATGGAGTGGCGAAGTAGCGGACTATGATGTTTTAAAGAAATCACCGCCGAAAATGACAGCACAATCCAACGCAACTCCAGAAAATACCCCTGTAAAGGCCAAAGCATAA
- a CDS encoding TAXI family TRAP transporter solute-binding subunit, with protein sequence MTGFSIGAKFLYLFFAVFILAGAVFYYIYWQDNKLEVLRVDAGPREGETYLLMSEFAEVIERNSDILRLEVYASRRSEKTNSSDLMADIDLTTVQSHTPAIPDTQLVVGLYEEVFQLITRADSTVFSVKDLNGKRLALPPYGSSELAFFWAIGDHYNLYVQNVDWASMSESKAINLLLHNKVDALFFVGSERNLATLKLIEEFELKKGAPKLRMIEIDQVAAMAVKRPYIEKFELDKGVFDGNPSLPDRGITTGAVRRLLVAKTSAKEKLIRELTRVLFENRADLTVRFPLASQIVAPDLASGLKLPLHPGAERYYTRNEPSFIQENAEPLALLVTVIAMLTSGLLTLKSRGNARKKNQADELNYDVLSIGKEISEARGQKKLLECQMRMQDLLDKAVVALDVDDVSDAGFQSFAFLWKTVSADLEEKLAKK encoded by the coding sequence ATGACTGGTTTTTCTATAGGCGCAAAATTCTTATACCTTTTTTTTGCCGTTTTCATCTTGGCTGGGGCGGTCTTTTATTACATCTATTGGCAAGATAACAAGCTAGAGGTGTTGCGCGTGGACGCGGGGCCACGTGAAGGTGAAACTTATCTCTTGATGTCAGAATTTGCCGAGGTGATTGAGCGGAATTCTGATATCTTACGTCTTGAGGTTTATGCCTCGCGGCGATCGGAGAAAACTAATTCTAGCGATTTAATGGCCGATATAGATTTGACCACCGTACAATCGCATACGCCAGCTATTCCTGATACTCAGCTTGTTGTTGGGCTTTATGAGGAAGTTTTCCAGCTTATCACTCGCGCTGATAGTACTGTTTTTTCTGTTAAGGATTTGAACGGCAAACGTCTTGCGCTGCCGCCATATGGTTCATCTGAGTTGGCCTTTTTCTGGGCGATTGGCGATCATTATAATCTCTATGTTCAAAATGTTGATTGGGCATCTATGAGTGAGTCAAAAGCAATTAACTTGTTGTTGCATAACAAAGTGGATGCACTCTTTTTTGTTGGTTCAGAACGCAATCTGGCAACCTTGAAGTTGATAGAGGAGTTTGAACTTAAAAAGGGAGCGCCGAAGTTGCGGATGATTGAAATAGATCAGGTAGCCGCGATGGCTGTGAAAAGACCGTACATCGAAAAATTTGAGCTTGATAAAGGGGTTTTTGATGGAAACCCTTCATTGCCAGATCGAGGGATTACTACTGGCGCGGTGCGTCGTTTGTTGGTTGCAAAAACAAGTGCGAAAGAAAAGCTGATCAGGGAACTAACACGTGTTTTATTTGAAAACCGAGCAGACTTGACGGTGAGGTTTCCCTTAGCGAGCCAAATTGTAGCGCCTGATCTTGCAAGCGGTCTAAAATTGCCCCTACACCCAGGCGCTGAACGCTATTATACGCGTAATGAACCAAGTTTTATTCAGGAGAATGCCGAACCTTTAGCGCTTTTGGTCACTGTAATTGCGATGTTGACCTCTGGCCTTTTAACTCTGAAAAGTCGAGGGAATGCCCGTAAGAAAAATCAAGCTGATGAATTGAATTATGACGTACTTTCTATCGGCAAAGAAATAAGCGAGGCGAGGGGGCAGAAAAAGTTGCTAGAATGTCAAATGCGCATGCAAGACCTGCTTGATAAAGCCGTTGTTGCACTTGATGTTGATGATGTCAGTGACGCTGGTTTCCAATCTTTCGCCTTTTTGTGGAAGACCGTGTCAGCTGATTTGGAAGAAAAACTCGCTAAAAAATAA
- a CDS encoding YggT family protein yields the protein MFAVFATIDFIFSIIWFLVVASAIFSWLFAFNIINPSNQFISMIGNALYQLTEPLLRPIRRFVPAFGGMDISPLILLVILFFLQTFIKTTVAPAVLGF from the coding sequence ATGTTCGCTGTTTTTGCCACAATCGACTTCATCTTTAGCATTATTTGGTTTCTTGTGGTCGCAAGTGCTATTTTCTCATGGCTTTTTGCGTTCAATATCATAAACCCAAGCAACCAATTCATTTCAATGATTGGCAATGCGCTTTATCAACTCACCGAGCCACTGTTACGACCCATCCGCCGGTTTGTACCAGCCTTCGGCGGCATGGATATTTCACCGCTCATTTTGCTTGTTATTCTGTTTTTCCTGCAGACATTCATCAAAACGACAGTAGCGCCAGCAGTGCTTGGATTTTAA
- the ppa gene encoding inorganic diphosphatase has translation MRLDAVPIGDNPPHEVNVLIEVPVGGEPVKYEMDKNAGTMFVDRFLYTPMRYPGNYGFIPHTLSDDGDPIDVLVPNQRPIIPGAIMACRPIGVLTMEDEAGMDEKIIAVPTSKLTQRYDNVKNCTDLPDITLKQISHFFEHYKDLESSKWVKVHGWGDAEKARSMIVEAINRAK, from the coding sequence ATGCGTTTAGATGCCGTTCCTATTGGCGACAACCCGCCCCACGAAGTCAATGTTTTGATTGAAGTGCCAGTCGGTGGTGAACCAGTTAAATACGAGATGGACAAAAATGCTGGCACGATGTTCGTTGACCGATTTTTATATACGCCAATGCGTTATCCTGGGAATTACGGTTTTATTCCGCATACGTTATCAGATGATGGTGACCCGATTGACGTGCTCGTGCCAAACCAACGGCCCATCATACCCGGTGCAATCATGGCGTGCCGTCCCATTGGCGTTTTGACAATGGAAGATGAGGCAGGCATGGATGAGAAAATTATCGCCGTGCCGACATCAAAATTAACGCAGCGCTATGATAACGTCAAAAACTGTACTGACTTACCTGATATCACCTTGAAACAAATCAGCCATTTTTTCGAGCATTACAAAGATCTCGAAAGCTCAAAGTGGGTGAAAGTTCATGGATGGGGCGATGCAGAAAAAGCGCGTTCTATGATTGTTGAAGCTATAAATCGCGCGAAATAA
- the typA gene encoding translational GTPase TypA encodes MSLRNIAIIAHVDHGKTTLIDVLLKNTGVYRDNERVEERAMDSNDLERERGITILAKVTSIDWKDTRINIVDTPGHADFGGEVERILHMVDGVVLLVDAAEGPMPQTKFVLSKALKLGLKPIVVINKIDKPDGRPDEVLDEVFDLFANLDANEEQLDFHVLYGSAKQGWMADDASGPMDSVTPLLDKVIEHVPEPTTEEGPFRMLATTIEANNFLGRILTGRIVSGSVKPNQAIKALNRDGEVVENGRVTQVLSFRGLAREPDAEGGIAGDIVSIAGLTKATVADTLCDVSVDTPIEAQPIDPPTLSMTFRINDGPLAGKEGDKVQSRIIRERLMKEAEGNVAIKVTEGNDNDSFEVAGRGELLLAILIETMRREGFELTVGRPRVLLQRDENDQLIEPIEEVIIDVDEEFSGNVVQKLQERRADLVEMKPSGVGRTRLVFHAPTRGLIGYQPELLSDTRGTAIFNRVFHEFAPYKGDIEMRKTGVLISNAQGTSVPYALFHLEDRGPMMIGAGVPVYEGMIIGEHTRGNDLEVNVLKGKQLSNVRSSGKDEAVKLTTPMKMTLESALSYISDDELVEVTPESIRLRKAYLDPHERKRASKAKALEA; translated from the coding sequence ATGTCCCTTCGTAATATCGCGATCATCGCGCACGTTGACCATGGAAAAACCACGCTAATTGATGTGTTGCTTAAAAATACGGGCGTCTATCGTGACAATGAGCGGGTTGAAGAGCGAGCAATGGATTCCAACGATCTGGAGCGCGAGCGCGGCATTACCATTTTGGCGAAAGTGACTTCCATTGATTGGAAAGACACACGCATCAATATCGTTGATACGCCAGGGCACGCCGATTTTGGCGGTGAAGTTGAACGTATCTTGCACATGGTGGATGGCGTTGTGCTTCTTGTGGATGCGGCTGAAGGTCCGATGCCACAAACAAAATTTGTGCTTTCAAAAGCGTTGAAACTTGGTTTGAAGCCGATTGTTGTGATCAATAAAATCGACAAGCCAGATGGCCGCCCTGACGAAGTGCTTGATGAAGTGTTTGATCTGTTCGCGAATCTTGATGCCAATGAAGAGCAGCTTGATTTTCATGTGCTTTATGGATCTGCAAAACAAGGTTGGATGGCCGACGATGCAAGTGGTCCGATGGACAGCGTCACACCCCTATTGGATAAAGTGATTGAGCATGTGCCCGAGCCAACCACGGAAGAAGGTCCTTTCCGTATGTTGGCGACCACGATTGAAGCCAATAACTTTTTGGGTCGTATTTTGACGGGTCGTATTGTTTCGGGTTCGGTGAAACCTAACCAAGCGATTAAAGCGCTGAACCGCGATGGGGAAGTTGTTGAAAACGGTCGCGTAACACAGGTTCTTTCTTTCCGTGGTCTGGCGCGTGAGCCAGACGCAGAAGGCGGCATTGCAGGTGATATCGTCTCTATTGCTGGCCTTACTAAGGCAACGGTTGCTGATACATTGTGTGACGTCTCTGTGGATACCCCGATTGAAGCCCAGCCAATTGACCCGCCAACGCTTTCTATGACTTTCCGCATCAATGATGGCCCATTAGCCGGTAAAGAGGGTGATAAGGTGCAAAGCCGTATTATCCGCGAACGCTTGATGAAAGAAGCGGAAGGTAATGTTGCGATTAAGGTAACAGAAGGCAACGACAATGATTCCTTCGAAGTTGCTGGGCGCGGTGAATTGCTTCTAGCTATTTTGATCGAAACCATGCGCCGCGAAGGCTTTGAACTGACCGTTGGTCGTCCTCGTGTGCTGTTGCAGCGTGATGAAAATGATCAACTTATCGAACCTATAGAAGAAGTTATCATCGATGTTGATGAAGAGTTTTCGGGTAATGTTGTGCAAAAACTGCAAGAGCGCCGAGCTGATCTTGTCGAGATGAAACCATCCGGTGTTGGTCGCACACGCCTTGTATTTCATGCACCAACACGCGGATTGATCGGTTATCAGCCAGAACTTCTGTCTGACACACGCGGGACTGCGATCTTCAACCGTGTTTTCCATGAGTTCGCGCCCTATAAAGGTGATATCGAAATGCGCAAGACCGGCGTTTTGATTTCTAACGCTCAAGGCACATCCGTTCCTTATGCGCTGTTCCATCTGGAAGATCGTGGCCCAATGATGATTGGTGCTGGTGTGCCGGTTTATGAGGGCATGATTATCGGGGAACATACCCGTGGGAATGACCTTGAAGTGAATGTCTTGAAAGGCAAGCAGCTTTCCAATGTGCGTTCATCAGGCAAAGATGAAGCGGTGAAATTGACAACACCTATGAAAATGACACTAGAGAGTGCGCTTTCATACATCTCGGATGATGAACTTGTGGAAGTGACGCCAGAATCTATTCGCTTGCGTAAAGCCTATCTTGATCCACATGAGCGTAAACGGGCTTCAAAGGCTAAAGCGCTTGAAGCATAG
- a CDS encoding 50S ribosomal protein L21 — protein MFAVIKTGGKQYKVVADDVVKIEKLEGDAGDSVTFGDVLMVGEDGNVKVGAPFVDGATVVGEVVDQARDRKIIIFKKRRRQNSRRKNGHRQYFTTVKITDILTGGAKPAAKKKAAPKKEAAPKAAPKKKAAPKASAKTDGAALFAAPKGAADDLKVISGVGPVLEKKLNALGITKYAQVAAFTAEDIAKVDDALSFKGRIERDNWLEQAAELAKGSDA, from the coding sequence ATGTTCGCAGTCATTAAAACCGGCGGAAAGCAATACAAAGTTGTTGCTGACGATGTGGTTAAAATTGAAAAACTCGAAGGCGATGCGGGCGACTCCGTAACCTTCGGTGACGTCCTTATGGTGGGCGAAGACGGTAATGTTAAAGTGGGCGCGCCCTTTGTTGATGGTGCTACCGTGGTTGGCGAAGTTGTCGATCAGGCACGTGACCGCAAAATTATCATCTTTAAAAAGCGCCGCCGTCAAAATTCACGCCGCAAAAATGGCCACCGTCAATATTTCACAACTGTGAAAATTACGGACATCCTAACGGGTGGTGCCAAACCTGCCGCGAAGAAAAAAGCAGCACCTAAAAAAGAGGCAGCCCCGAAAGCTGCGCCTAAGAAAAAAGCAGCTCCGAAAGCCTCGGCTAAGACTGATGGCGCTGCATTGTTTGCAGCCCCTAAAGGTGCTGCCGATGACTTGAAAGTAATTTCAGGTGTTGGGCCAGTGCTAGAGAAAAAACTCAATGCTCTCGGCATTACGAAGTATGCACAAGTTGCAGCCTTCACAGCTGAAGACATTGCTAAGGTTGATGATGCGCTTTCTTTCAAAGGACGCATTGAACGTGATAACTGGCTTGAGCAAGCAGCAGAGCTTGCAAAAGGCTCCGACGCTTAA
- the rpmA gene encoding 50S ribosomal protein L27: protein MAHKKAGGSSRNGRDSAGRRLGIKKFGGELVIPGNIIARQRGTKWHPGDNVGMGKDHTIFAKETGNVVFQNRANGRTYISVAPLMEAAE, encoded by the coding sequence ATGGCTCATAAAAAAGCAGGCGGCTCATCCCGTAACGGTCGCGATTCAGCTGGTCGTCGATTAGGAATTAAAAAATTTGGTGGCGAGCTCGTCATCCCAGGCAATATCATTGCCCGTCAACGTGGCACTAAGTGGCACCCAGGCGATAATGTTGGCATGGGTAAAGACCATACAATTTTTGCCAAAGAAACTGGCAATGTTGTTTTCCAGAACAGAGCAAATGGCCGCACATATATTTCTGTAGCTCCATTGATGGAAGCTGCAGAGTAA
- a CDS encoding GNAT family N-acetyltransferase yields the protein MELVTIDIHRAQQSEAAEVADVHLASWQAAYRGIIPHTVLEQMIARRGDNWWQKAINRGTHVIVINFNGLIVGYATVGLNRARTLSYDGEIYELYLLPEYQGIGLGRQLFENAQNVLSHYGLKSNVLWVLEENEQACRFYERMNGRIVKRTSEIFGDKSLQKLAYAWGA from the coding sequence ATGGAACTTGTAACGATAGATATCCATAGGGCTCAACAGAGCGAAGCGGCAGAGGTGGCAGATGTGCATCTGGCTTCTTGGCAAGCAGCTTATCGTGGCATTATTCCTCATACAGTACTTGAACAAATGATCGCACGACGTGGTGATAACTGGTGGCAAAAAGCCATCAATCGCGGCACTCATGTGATTGTGATTAATTTCAATGGCCTGATTGTTGGTTATGCGACTGTTGGACTAAACAGAGCGCGCACGTTGTCCTATGATGGCGAGATATATGAGCTTTACCTTTTGCCCGAATATCAAGGTATTGGCCTTGGTCGACAGCTGTTTGAAAATGCCCAAAACGTCCTTTCGCATTACGGTTTGAAAAGCAATGTGCTTTGGGTGCTTGAAGAAAATGAACAAGCTTGTCGTTTTTATGAACGTATGAATGGACGTATCGTTAAGCGTACTTCAGAAATATTTGGCGATAAAAGCCTTCAAAAACTGGCCTATGCTTGGGGAGCTTAA
- a CDS encoding alpha/beta hydrolase-fold protein, whose amino-acid sequence MQRPTATSATPLDRFELNFESLEGNWLGDPSKRLVEVWKPEGVATKGLPLLICLASYLNSGPSLTAWRLFGETIPERLDRIYNEGILPPCVVVFVDSFNRLGGTQFVNSPVMGNWVEALADELLPAIEKKYDCGGKGNRGLFGHSSGGFGALYNLAKRPDIWSAAASHAGDVGFDFVYRNDLPKTLRVLSGYDNDIAKFLEAFWQQEKPKGEQISALMMLAMAASYDPSNDENEPYGIRLPVTWDTCEFIPERWEKWLSFDPIQFMEEKADTFKSAHAVYIDCGRQDEYNMLYGSRRVSKSLTKAGVAHTYEEFEGRHGTIGPRYETSLPILIKAMSKQ is encoded by the coding sequence ATGCAAAGACCAACGGCCACCAGTGCCACGCCGCTTGATCGATTTGAATTAAATTTTGAAAGCCTCGAGGGAAATTGGCTCGGCGATCCATCTAAACGGCTTGTCGAAGTCTGGAAGCCAGAAGGTGTAGCAACAAAAGGCTTACCGCTCCTCATATGCCTTGCCTCTTATTTAAACAGCGGTCCTTCGCTCACGGCATGGCGCCTTTTCGGCGAGACCATCCCTGAACGGCTTGATAGGATATATAATGAAGGCATCTTACCACCCTGCGTAGTGGTTTTCGTTGACAGCTTCAATCGCCTCGGCGGCACACAATTTGTCAATTCACCTGTCATGGGCAATTGGGTTGAGGCTTTAGCTGATGAATTATTACCAGCAATTGAAAAAAAATATGACTGCGGCGGCAAAGGCAATCGTGGGCTTTTCGGTCATTCATCAGGCGGTTTCGGCGCCCTATATAATCTGGCTAAGCGTCCCGACATATGGTCAGCTGCCGCGAGTCACGCTGGCGATGTTGGCTTTGATTTTGTCTACCGCAATGATCTACCCAAAACCTTGCGCGTTTTAAGCGGTTACGACAATGATATAGCAAAGTTTCTAGAGGCGTTCTGGCAGCAAGAAAAGCCAAAGGGCGAACAGATATCAGCGCTTATGATGCTGGCTATGGCCGCAAGCTATGATCCCTCTAATGATGAAAATGAACCCTATGGCATTCGCCTACCTGTCACATGGGATACCTGCGAATTCATACCGGAACGCTGGGAGAAATGGCTTAGCTTTGATCCAATCCAATTTATGGAAGAAAAAGCCGACACATTTAAATCAGCACACGCGGTTTATATCGACTGTGGACGACAAGATGAATACAACATGCTTTATGGCAGTCGGCGCGTCAGCAAAAGTCTAACCAAGGCGGGAGTTGCCCATACTTACGAAGAATTTGAAGGCCGCCATGGCACCATCGGCCCACGCTATGAAACAAGCCTTCCTATACTTATCAAAGCAATGTCTAAGCAATAA
- a CDS encoding TerB family tellurite resistance protein, protein MFDALKSFFTKVSQVDDEIKFDENDHRLATAALLTHAMHSDGVTRDSEREAIKNSLIKQYNVSEDELKELMTGGEQADNSSVDFYAFTSVLKRELDQEGREKIVEMLWDVVLADGVIHELEDNVVWRVAELLGVETRRRVMLRQKVEAKLTASN, encoded by the coding sequence ATGTTTGATGCACTAAAAAGCTTCTTCACCAAGGTTTCCCAAGTGGATGATGAAATCAAGTTTGACGAAAATGATCATCGTCTTGCCACTGCAGCGTTACTGACCCACGCAATGCATTCAGATGGCGTCACGCGCGACTCTGAGCGTGAAGCAATAAAAAATTCGCTCATAAAACAATATAACGTGAGCGAGGATGAGTTAAAAGAACTCATGACGGGAGGCGAACAAGCAGACAACTCTTCCGTTGATTTTTATGCATTCACCAGCGTGCTAAAGCGTGAGCTTGACCAAGAAGGCCGTGAAAAAATAGTGGAGATGCTATGGGATGTCGTCTTGGCTGATGGCGTCATTCATGAACTAGAAGACAATGTTGTTTGGCGCGTAGCTGAATTGCTAGGTGTCGAGACGCGACGACGCGTGATGTTGCGCCAAAAAGTTGAAGCAAAACTTACCGCAAGCAACTAG
- a CDS encoding GNAT family N-acetyltransferase has product MPDLLVKLYELPNKRPNLAKGIIVRPVMAAEISIMRDWIEKNFSRGWADEFERGAHASPVGSLIAVEDRTPLGFACYDATAIGLFGPTGVDSAQRGKGIGSALLFATLDAMKAKGHVYAVIGWAGPVDYYEKIVGASVIEGSEIRYANTLLKQTK; this is encoded by the coding sequence ATGCCGGACCTTTTGGTCAAACTCTACGAGTTGCCTAACAAGCGCCCTAATCTGGCCAAAGGCATTATCGTGCGCCCAGTGATGGCAGCTGAAATAAGCATCATGCGAGATTGGATAGAAAAAAACTTCTCGCGCGGCTGGGCTGACGAATTTGAACGCGGCGCTCATGCTTCGCCTGTTGGCTCCCTTATCGCCGTGGAAGATAGAACTCCCCTCGGCTTTGCCTGTTATGATGCCACAGCCATAGGACTGTTCGGGCCTACAGGGGTGGATAGCGCACAAAGGGGCAAAGGCATTGGCAGCGCTCTGCTTTTTGCAACACTTGATGCGATGAAAGCCAAAGGTCATGTCTATGCTGTCATCGGCTGGGCTGGGCCTGTCGATTATTACGAAAAAATCGTTGGGGCATCAGTGATTGAAGGGTCAGAGATCCGCTATGCCAACACATTGTTAAAGCAGACTAAATAA